From the genome of Nakamurella flavida, one region includes:
- a CDS encoding arsenate-mycothiol transferase ArsC — MSHRPSVLFVCVRNGGKSQMAAGLMRQAAGDAVRVESAGTDPGATVNALSAQSLLEVGVDIAEQQPRAVSDQLIADADLVVTLGRDARVEPTDGTPVVRWDTDEPSERGIDGLERMRLIRDDIAARVRRLTAELSSSATS, encoded by the coding sequence GTGTCCCACCGCCCGTCCGTGCTGTTCGTCTGCGTCCGCAACGGCGGCAAGTCCCAGATGGCCGCCGGCCTCATGCGTCAGGCCGCCGGGGACGCCGTCCGGGTCGAGTCCGCCGGCACCGACCCCGGGGCGACGGTCAACGCCCTGTCCGCGCAGAGCCTGCTCGAGGTCGGCGTCGACATCGCCGAGCAGCAGCCCAGGGCCGTCAGCGATCAGCTCATCGCCGACGCCGACCTCGTCGTCACCCTCGGCCGGGACGCCCGGGTCGAGCCCACCGACGGCACCCCCGTCGTCCGGTGGGACACCGACGAGCCCTCCGAACGCGGCATCGACGGCCTCGAACGCATGCGTCTGATCCGCGACGACATCGCCGCCCGCGTCCGCCGGCTCACCGCGGAGCTGAGCTCGTCGGCGACGTCCTGA
- a CDS encoding phosphoketolase family protein, with amino-acid sequence MTAAATASTTANPGPLSATELDDIHAWWRAANYLAVGQIYLLDNPLLDRDLVAEDVKPRLLGHWGTTPGLNMVYAHLNRVIRERDVNAIFLAGPGHGGPAAVASTYLDGTYSEVYPHITQTTDGIRKLFRQFSFPGGIPSHVAPETPGSIHEGGELGYVLSHAYGAALDNPDLVVAAVVGDGEFETGPLAASWHANKLLSPVTDGAVLPILHLNGWKIANPTIPARIRREELHDLLRGYGHEVITVEGDDPMLVHQAMAAAMDTAIDRIREIQAGARTGGVTERRPWPMILMVTPKGWTGPKEIDGLRYEGTWRSHQVPLTETRTNASHRAMLAEWMRSYRPEELFDADGRVIERIAALAPVGDRRMSANPHANGGLLRRPLILRDFRERGVEVTAPGASIHEPTRVMGQYLLDVMIDNLDNFRIVGPDETASNRLDAVYATTDKVWQGEILPVDVHLAGSGRVMEILSEHTCQGLLEGYLLTGRHGVFSCYEAFIHLVDSMFNQHAKWLKVTREIGWRRPVASLTYLLTSHVWRQDHNGFSHQDPGFVDHVVNKKADVIRAYFPPDTNTLLSTIEHCLASVNYVNVIVAGKQPCFDWLTPDEAGDHCARGLGIWDWASNDEGSPDVVIGCAGDVPTLEALAAVSILREHLPELRVRFINVVDLMRLQSAGEHPHGLSDRDFDTLFTADAPVIFAYHGYPWLIHRLTYRRTNHANIHVRGYKEEGTTSTPFDMVMMNDMDRFHLVIDVIDQVPTLRSHAALLRQQMVDARAEAQRYTREHGDDLPSVRDWTWGDVGPDSAELTAAANTSADFPTA; translated from the coding sequence ATGACCGCTGCCGCCACCGCCTCGACCACCGCGAACCCCGGACCGCTGTCCGCGACCGAACTCGACGACATCCACGCCTGGTGGCGGGCGGCGAACTATCTGGCCGTCGGGCAGATCTACCTGCTCGACAATCCCCTCCTCGACCGGGATCTCGTCGCCGAGGACGTGAAGCCGCGGCTGCTCGGGCACTGGGGTACGACACCCGGCCTGAACATGGTCTACGCCCATCTCAACCGGGTCATCCGGGAGCGGGACGTGAACGCGATCTTCCTGGCCGGCCCCGGGCACGGCGGTCCCGCGGCGGTGGCGTCGACCTATCTGGACGGCACCTACAGCGAGGTCTACCCGCACATCACGCAGACCACCGACGGCATCCGGAAGCTGTTCCGGCAGTTCAGCTTTCCCGGCGGTATCCCCAGTCATGTGGCGCCGGAGACGCCCGGGTCGATCCACGAGGGCGGCGAGCTCGGGTACGTGCTCTCGCATGCCTACGGGGCGGCGCTGGACAACCCCGATCTGGTCGTCGCCGCCGTGGTCGGCGACGGGGAGTTCGAGACCGGCCCGCTGGCCGCGTCCTGGCACGCGAACAAGCTGCTCAGCCCGGTGACCGACGGCGCGGTGTTGCCGATCCTGCACCTGAACGGCTGGAAGATCGCCAACCCGACCATCCCGGCGCGGATCCGCCGCGAGGAGCTGCACGATCTGCTCCGCGGCTACGGGCACGAGGTCATCACCGTCGAGGGCGACGACCCGATGCTGGTGCACCAGGCCATGGCCGCCGCGATGGACACCGCGATCGACCGCATCCGGGAAATCCAGGCCGGGGCCCGCACCGGCGGGGTGACCGAGCGCCGGCCGTGGCCGATGATCCTGATGGTCACCCCGAAGGGGTGGACCGGTCCCAAGGAGATCGACGGTCTGCGGTACGAGGGCACCTGGCGTTCCCACCAGGTGCCGCTGACCGAGACCCGCACGAACGCCTCGCACCGGGCGATGCTGGCCGAGTGGATGCGTTCCTACCGGCCCGAGGAACTGTTCGACGCCGACGGCCGGGTGATCGAGCGCATCGCCGCGTTGGCGCCCGTGGGGGATCGACGGATGAGCGCCAATCCGCACGCCAACGGCGGCCTGCTGCGCAGACCGTTGATCCTGCGGGACTTCCGGGAGCGCGGCGTGGAGGTGACGGCCCCGGGCGCATCCATCCACGAACCGACCCGGGTGATGGGGCAGTACCTGCTCGACGTGATGATCGACAACCTGGACAACTTCCGGATCGTCGGCCCGGACGAGACCGCGTCCAACCGACTGGACGCCGTGTACGCCACCACCGACAAGGTGTGGCAGGGCGAGATCCTGCCCGTGGACGTGCATCTGGCCGGCTCGGGTCGGGTGATGGAGATCCTGTCCGAGCACACCTGCCAGGGGTTGCTGGAGGGCTATCTGCTGACCGGTCGGCACGGGGTGTTCTCCTGCTACGAGGCGTTCATCCACCTGGTGGACTCGATGTTCAACCAGCACGCCAAGTGGCTCAAGGTGACCCGGGAGATCGGGTGGCGGCGGCCGGTGGCCTCGCTGACCTATCTGCTCACCTCGCACGTGTGGCGGCAGGACCACAATGGTTTCTCCCACCAGGACCCGGGTTTCGTGGACCACGTGGTCAACAAGAAGGCCGACGTCATCCGGGCGTACTTCCCGCCGGACACCAACACGCTGCTGTCCACGATCGAGCACTGCCTGGCCTCGGTGAACTACGTCAACGTGATCGTGGCCGGCAAGCAGCCCTGTTTCGACTGGCTCACCCCCGACGAGGCGGGCGATCACTGCGCCCGCGGGCTCGGCATCTGGGACTGGGCGAGCAACGACGAGGGCAGCCCGGATGTCGTCATCGGGTGTGCCGGGGACGTACCGACCCTCGAGGCACTGGCGGCGGTCTCGATCCTGCGGGAGCACCTGCCGGAGCTGCGGGTCCGCTTCATCAACGTGGTCGACCTGATGCGTCTGCAGAGCGCGGGGGAGCACCCGCACGGGTTGTCCGACCGCGACTTCGACACCCTGTTCACCGCCGACGCCCCGGTGATCTTCGCCTATCACGGCTATCCCTGGCTGATCCACCGGCTGACCTATCGACGCACCAACCACGCCAACATCCACGTGCGCGGCTACAAGGAGGAGGGCACCACCTCCACCCCGTTCGACATGGTGATGATGAACGACATGGACCGGTTCCACCTGGTCATCGACGTCATCGACCAGGTGCCCACCCTGCGCTCGCACGCGGCGCTGCTGCGTCAGCAGATGGTGGACGCGCGGGCCGAGGCGCAGCGGTACACCCGGGAGCACGGCGACGACCTGCCGTCGGTGCGGGACTGGACCTGGGGCGACGTCGGACCGGACAGTGCCGAGCTGACCGCGGCCGCCAACACCAGCGCCGATTTCCCGACGGCCTGA
- a CDS encoding SAM-dependent methyltransferase yields the protein MTSGAVPDATMNLFTPEFWDERYAASQQIWSGNPNPQLVRHAAGLTPGTALDVGCGEGADVLWLARQGWQVTGLDVSAVALARAARSTAQAAEPGVEQRMSWQQADILTWRAEQRYDLVSAQFMHLPRPHLQRVQQELAAAVAPGGALLVVGHHPDHPRHSGHEEWPDMQFTAEQVAESLDPTQWRIVVCDAPTRPAVMEGVEVTAVDAVLLAVRVV from the coding sequence ATGACGTCCGGAGCAGTGCCCGACGCGACCATGAACCTGTTCACCCCCGAGTTCTGGGACGAGCGGTACGCCGCCAGCCAGCAGATCTGGAGCGGCAACCCCAACCCGCAGCTGGTCCGCCACGCCGCCGGGCTCACCCCCGGGACCGCGCTGGACGTGGGGTGCGGCGAGGGGGCGGACGTGCTGTGGCTGGCGCGGCAGGGCTGGCAGGTGACCGGTCTGGACGTCTCGGCCGTGGCGCTGGCCCGCGCGGCGCGATCGACCGCGCAGGCGGCCGAGCCCGGCGTGGAGCAGCGGATGTCGTGGCAGCAGGCCGACATCCTGACCTGGCGGGCGGAGCAGCGGTACGACCTGGTCTCCGCCCAGTTCATGCACCTGCCCCGCCCACACCTGCAGCGGGTGCAGCAGGAGCTGGCCGCGGCCGTGGCCCCGGGTGGCGCACTGCTCGTGGTGGGCCACCATCCCGACCACCCGCGGCACTCCGGGCACGAGGAGTGGCCGGACATGCAGTTCACCGCCGAGCAGGTGGCGGAGTCGCTCGACCCGACGCAGTGGCGGATCGTGGTGTGCGACGCCCCCACCCGGCCGGCGGTCATGGAGGGTGTCGAGGTGACGGCGGTCGACGCCGTGCTGCTCGCGGTGCGGGTGGTCTGA
- a CDS encoding prepilin peptidase, translating into MLGDRLDAWTASWWVLVVVGLLTGAGVGVGIRSVLARLRRGAVLRPGGVEIACAVVTAASLAAGWGTARLVILLWAGWLGVALAAVDLRHHRLPDALTLPAWGVSAALVVGTSLWSPGSGSVPRAVLAAALVGGLFWLVWRIAPAAMGRGDVKLVPALVLLTGYLSWGAAVLGVVLAFVTGSVVSLLGLLSRRMTMRSALAFGPHLLAGCWLVLAVPGWSAGG; encoded by the coding sequence ATGCTCGGTGATCGACTCGACGCCTGGACGGCCTCCTGGTGGGTTCTCGTCGTCGTCGGCCTGCTCACCGGCGCCGGGGTGGGGGTCGGGATCCGGAGCGTGCTGGCCCGGTTGCGCCGGGGTGCCGTGCTGCGCCCCGGCGGGGTGGAGATCGCCTGCGCCGTGGTCACCGCCGCCTCGCTCGCCGCGGGCTGGGGCACCGCGCGGCTGGTGATCCTGCTGTGGGCGGGTTGGCTCGGCGTGGCATTGGCCGCGGTGGACCTGCGGCACCACCGCCTCCCCGACGCCCTGACCCTCCCGGCGTGGGGGGTCAGCGCCGCCCTCGTCGTCGGGACCTCGCTGTGGTCGCCGGGGTCGGGCAGCGTGCCGCGCGCAGTGCTCGCGGCCGCCCTGGTCGGCGGTCTGTTCTGGCTGGTCTGGCGGATCGCCCCGGCGGCGATGGGCCGCGGCGACGTCAAGCTCGTCCCGGCCCTGGTGCTGCTCACCGGGTACCTGTCCTGGGGGGCGGCCGTGCTCGGTGTGGTGCTCGCCTTCGTCACCGGCTCCGTCGTGTCGCTCCTCGGCCTGCTCAGCCGGCGGATGACGATGCGGTCCGCGCTGGCCTTCGGGCCACATCTGCTGGCCGGGTGCTGGCTGGTGCTCGCCGTGCCCGGGTGGTCCGCCGGCGGTTGA
- a CDS encoding shikimate dehydrogenase, giving the protein MAAPVSGDPSGRRRAAVLGSPIAHSLSPVLHRAGYAATGLDWSYQAIECDAAALPALVGGLDASWAGLSVTMPGKAAAAAVATERSDRVRRLGVANTLLRRTDGWAAENTDVDGVRGALRSAGVPSVDRAVVLGGGGTAMAVVLALAEMGARSLVLVGRRPQSTAGAAALARDLGLDVTVTPFDVDPVAAAARKADLVVSTVPAGGADALAAAVAPAPVLLDVVYAPWPTVLAAAGAADRVVVTGLDMLLHQALRQFELMTGVSAPAAAMRDALRAASGTDLALPVD; this is encoded by the coding sequence GTGGCCGCCCCCGTGTCCGGGGATCCGTCCGGCCGCCGTCGCGCCGCCGTGCTCGGTTCGCCCATCGCCCACTCCCTCTCCCCGGTGCTGCACCGCGCCGGATACGCCGCGACCGGACTGGACTGGAGCTACCAGGCGATCGAGTGCGACGCCGCGGCCCTGCCCGCTCTCGTGGGCGGGCTGGACGCGTCGTGGGCGGGCCTCTCGGTGACCATGCCCGGCAAGGCCGCCGCGGCCGCCGTCGCGACCGAGCGGTCCGACCGGGTCCGCCGCCTCGGGGTGGCGAACACCCTGCTGCGTCGGACGGACGGCTGGGCCGCGGAGAACACCGACGTCGACGGGGTGCGCGGGGCCCTGCGCAGTGCCGGCGTGCCGTCGGTCGACCGGGCGGTGGTGCTGGGCGGCGGCGGGACGGCGATGGCCGTCGTGCTGGCCCTGGCCGAGATGGGCGCCCGGTCCCTGGTCCTGGTCGGACGGCGCCCGCAGAGCACCGCCGGTGCCGCCGCGCTGGCCCGGGACCTCGGGCTCGACGTGACGGTGACCCCGTTCGACGTCGACCCGGTGGCGGCGGCGGCCCGGAAGGCGGATCTCGTCGTGTCCACCGTCCCGGCCGGCGGCGCCGACGCCCTGGCCGCGGCGGTGGCTCCGGCCCCGGTGCTGCTCGACGTGGTCTACGCCCCCTGGCCGACCGTCCTGGCCGCCGCCGGCGCGGCCGACCGGGTGGTCGTGACGGGCCTGGACATGCTGCTGCACCAGGCGCTCCGGCAGTTCGAGCTGATGACCGGGGTGTCCGCCCCGGCCGCGGCGATGCGCGATGCGCTGCGGGCCGCGTCCGGGACCGACCTGGCGCTGCCGGTCGACTGA
- the mltG gene encoding endolytic transglycosylase MltG: MNHGLGLFDRHDGETGDVDPAALRAALDADPARADDRERARPPVGPPAEHPQERAARMRRRRRRSTLVALTVLVALVAGLAVGFTIWRKSVTTIPDYVGAGAQWTVVRVQSGDTLDSIAATLTDAGVVASDEAFTATAAQDADVKALRPGYYKVRVGASAAEAANTLVDPANRVGALRLIPGRQLADVATSADGVANGSVPGYVTQIAEAACVPLDEAGTDRSACFSADDLWAAAETTDPAQLGVVEWAVDAVRAAPDPRKRLEGMILPGDYNVPPNQSAVDTLKSVVTASAASWYTSDVVARSASTGLTPYQVAVAASLVEREGITADMPKVARVIDNRLAVDMRLQFDSTVNYALDRAQIATSSADRDTAGPYNTYLNTGLPPTPISSPGPDAIAATLAPAQGPWMYFVKIDQTGASCFSVTLPEHEACIEQARANGVFG; encoded by the coding sequence GTGAACCACGGACTCGGGCTCTTCGACCGGCACGACGGCGAGACCGGAGACGTCGACCCGGCCGCCCTGCGGGCCGCGCTGGACGCCGACCCGGCCCGGGCCGACGACCGGGAGCGAGCCCGCCCGCCGGTCGGCCCGCCCGCCGAGCACCCGCAGGAACGGGCCGCCCGCATGCGCCGTCGCCGCCGGCGTTCGACGCTCGTCGCGCTGACCGTGCTCGTCGCGCTGGTCGCCGGTCTCGCCGTCGGATTCACGATCTGGCGGAAGTCCGTCACCACCATCCCGGACTACGTCGGCGCGGGCGCGCAGTGGACCGTCGTCCGGGTGCAGAGCGGGGACACCCTGGACTCCATCGCCGCGACCCTGACCGACGCCGGTGTGGTGGCCAGCGACGAGGCCTTCACCGCCACCGCGGCCCAGGACGCCGACGTCAAGGCACTGCGGCCGGGGTACTACAAGGTGCGCGTCGGGGCATCCGCGGCGGAGGCGGCCAACACCCTGGTCGATCCGGCCAACCGCGTGGGCGCCCTGCGACTCATCCCGGGACGTCAGCTGGCCGACGTGGCCACCAGCGCCGACGGGGTCGCGAACGGATCGGTGCCGGGGTACGTCACCCAGATCGCCGAGGCCGCGTGCGTCCCGCTGGACGAGGCGGGCACCGACCGCAGCGCCTGCTTCTCCGCGGACGACCTGTGGGCGGCGGCCGAGACCACCGACCCGGCCCAGCTCGGCGTGGTCGAGTGGGCCGTGGACGCGGTCCGCGCCGCTCCGGACCCCCGCAAGCGACTCGAGGGCATGATCCTGCCCGGGGACTACAACGTGCCGCCGAACCAGAGTGCGGTGGACACGCTGAAGTCCGTCGTCACCGCCTCCGCGGCCTCCTGGTACACCAGCGACGTCGTCGCCCGTTCCGCGAGCACCGGGTTGACCCCGTACCAGGTCGCCGTGGCCGCGTCGCTCGTCGAACGGGAGGGCATCACCGCCGACATGCCGAAGGTCGCCCGGGTCATAGACAACCGGCTCGCGGTCGACATGCGCCTGCAGTTCGACTCGACGGTCAACTACGCGCTGGACCGCGCGCAGATCGCCACTTCGTCGGCCGACCGGGACACCGCCGGGCCGTACAACACCTACCTCAACACCGGTCTGCCGCCCACACCGATCTCCTCGCCCGGCCCGGATGCGATCGCGGCGACCCTCGCGCCGGCGCAGGGGCCGTGGATGTACTTCGTCAAGATCGACCAGACCGGGGCGTCCTGCTTCAGCGTGACGCTGCCCGAGCACGAGGCGTGTATCGAGCAGGCCCGGGCCAACGGCGTCTTCGGCTGA
- the ruvX gene encoding Holliday junction resolvase RuvX, whose protein sequence is MIPTPSGTEGDRRRGVRLGIDVGTVRVGVARSDPLGMLAVPVATLKRDVGKGTDLDEIVRLVEEHEVVEVVIGLPRTLRGDSGPAVTAVRAYADALTARLTTAGRGIPLEFVDERLTSVIANRGLADRGMSAKARRSVVDQVAAVSILQNRLDTLARASS, encoded by the coding sequence GTGATCCCGACCCCGAGTGGTACGGAGGGTGACCGGCGCCGGGGGGTGCGCCTGGGAATCGACGTCGGTACGGTGCGGGTGGGGGTCGCCAGGAGCGACCCCCTCGGCATGTTGGCGGTGCCGGTCGCGACCCTGAAACGGGACGTCGGCAAGGGCACCGACCTGGACGAGATCGTGCGGCTGGTCGAGGAACACGAGGTGGTGGAAGTGGTGATCGGGCTTCCCCGGACCCTGCGGGGCGACAGCGGCCCCGCCGTCACGGCCGTCCGCGCCTACGCCGACGCGCTCACCGCACGGCTGACCACCGCCGGCCGGGGGATCCCGCTGGAGTTCGTCGACGAGCGGCTGACCAGCGTCATCGCCAATCGCGGCCTGGCGGACCGAGGCATGTCGGCCAAGGCAAGAAGATCGGTGGTCGACCAGGTCGCGGCGGTGTCGATCCTGCAGAACCGACTCGACACGCTGGCCCGGGCGTCCTCGTGA
- the alaS gene encoding alanine--tRNA ligase → MQTHEIRQRFLDHFERAGHTVVPSASLISEDPTLLFTVAGMVPFKPYFLGQSTPPFPRATSVQKCVRTLDIDNVGITTRHNTFFQMAGNFSFGDYFKAGAIQHAWTLLTGSLADGGYGLDPDRLWVTVFEKDDESVQLWQEIAGLPAERIQKMGMADNFWSMGVPGPCGPCSEIYYDRGPSFGPDGGPLASDERYLEVWNLVFMQDMRGESSGLGGSHAADFDILGPLPSQNIDTGLGVERMALVLQDVDNVYETDLLRPIISRMEELSGRTYGQDPQADIRMRVIADHSRSATLLIGDGVTPGNEGRGYVLRRLVRRTVRAARLIGVTEPVIGTLFGVVRDLMSPSYPELATDFARIEKIGVTEEKAFLRTIASGTKLFAVAEQETKAEGATVLPGATAFTLHDTQGFPIDLTLEMAAEAGLTVDVAGFTRLMEEQKTRARADAKARKGSLADLSVYRGLLADGPTRFTGYSELVSEGIVTGLLVDGALVDTAAEGQVIELVLDQTPLYAESGGQDSDAGWIVGPHGRAEVLDVQKVDRKLTVHRVRVTDGELVAGSTVTAHVDPEWRLGARQAHSGTHVVHAALRQVLGPQALQAGSYNKPGYLRLDFSFDTALTAAMRSEIEEVSNRAIRADLGVRVVYGTQAEAAAMGAIALFGETYDDTVRIVEIGGPWSVELCGGTHVEHSSQIGPLALTSESSVGSGLRRVEAVVGFEAFQHLAAERALVHQVAGLLKVPAAEVPGRIETLTERLRQVEKELAAVRAAQLTGSAAAMVDGATRVGAVDLVAAALPEGTSAADVRTLATDLKNRMSGRPAVVALFAPSADAVAFVVAVTAPAVQLGVKAGDLVKAFVPQVGGRGGGKPDMAQGGGSNPAGVPAAIAELRSVLGDDRA, encoded by the coding sequence GACCCATGAGATCCGGCAGCGGTTCCTGGATCACTTCGAGCGGGCCGGGCACACCGTCGTCCCCTCCGCCTCGCTGATCAGCGAGGATCCGACCCTGCTGTTCACCGTGGCCGGCATGGTCCCGTTCAAGCCGTACTTCCTCGGCCAGAGCACCCCGCCCTTCCCGCGGGCGACCAGCGTGCAGAAGTGCGTGCGCACCCTGGACATCGACAACGTCGGCATCACCACCCGGCACAACACGTTCTTCCAGATGGCCGGGAACTTCTCGTTCGGCGACTACTTCAAGGCCGGCGCGATCCAGCACGCCTGGACGCTGCTCACCGGCTCGCTGGCCGACGGCGGGTACGGGCTCGACCCGGACCGGCTGTGGGTGACCGTGTTCGAGAAGGACGACGAGTCCGTCCAGCTGTGGCAGGAGATCGCCGGGCTGCCCGCCGAGCGCATCCAGAAGATGGGCATGGCCGACAACTTCTGGTCCATGGGCGTCCCCGGCCCGTGCGGTCCGTGCTCGGAGATCTACTACGACCGCGGGCCGTCCTTCGGCCCCGACGGCGGGCCGCTCGCTTCCGACGAGCGGTACCTGGAGGTCTGGAACCTCGTCTTCATGCAGGACATGCGGGGCGAGTCCAGCGGTCTCGGCGGATCCCACGCCGCCGACTTCGACATCCTCGGCCCGCTGCCCAGCCAGAACATCGACACCGGACTGGGTGTCGAACGGATGGCGCTGGTCCTGCAGGACGTCGACAACGTCTACGAGACCGACCTGTTGCGGCCCATCATCAGCAGGATGGAGGAACTGTCCGGCCGGACGTACGGGCAGGACCCCCAGGCCGACATCCGCATGCGGGTCATCGCCGACCACAGTCGCTCCGCCACCCTGCTCATCGGCGACGGGGTCACCCCCGGCAACGAGGGCCGCGGGTACGTGCTGCGCCGGCTGGTCCGGCGCACCGTCCGCGCCGCTCGGCTGATCGGCGTGACCGAGCCCGTGATCGGCACCCTGTTCGGCGTCGTGCGGGACCTGATGAGCCCGTCCTACCCGGAGCTGGCCACCGACTTCGCCCGCATCGAGAAGATCGGTGTCACCGAGGAGAAGGCGTTCCTGCGCACCATCGCGTCGGGCACCAAGCTGTTCGCCGTGGCCGAGCAGGAGACCAAGGCCGAGGGTGCCACCGTGCTGCCCGGCGCCACCGCGTTCACCCTGCACGACACCCAGGGCTTCCCGATCGACCTCACCCTGGAGATGGCGGCCGAGGCCGGGCTGACCGTCGACGTCGCCGGGTTCACCCGGCTGATGGAGGAGCAGAAGACCCGGGCCCGGGCCGATGCCAAGGCACGCAAGGGTTCCCTCGCCGACCTCTCGGTCTACCGGGGTCTGCTGGCCGACGGCCCGACCCGGTTCACCGGGTACTCCGAGCTCGTCTCGGAGGGCATTGTCACCGGTCTGCTCGTCGACGGCGCACTGGTCGACACCGCCGCCGAGGGGCAGGTGATCGAGCTGGTGCTCGATCAGACCCCGCTGTACGCCGAGTCCGGCGGGCAGGACTCCGATGCCGGGTGGATCGTCGGACCGCACGGCCGCGCCGAGGTGCTGGACGTGCAGAAGGTCGACCGCAAGCTGACCGTGCACCGCGTCCGGGTCACCGACGGCGAGCTGGTCGCCGGCTCCACCGTCACCGCGCACGTCGATCCGGAATGGCGCCTGGGTGCCCGACAGGCGCACTCCGGCACCCACGTGGTGCACGCCGCACTCCGGCAGGTGCTCGGCCCGCAGGCCCTGCAGGCCGGCTCGTACAACAAGCCCGGCTACCTGCGGCTGGACTTCTCGTTCGACACCGCGCTCACCGCGGCGATGCGCAGCGAGATCGAGGAGGTCTCCAACCGGGCCATCCGCGCCGATCTCGGGGTGCGGGTCGTCTACGGGACCCAGGCCGAGGCGGCCGCGATGGGCGCGATCGCGCTGTTCGGCGAGACCTACGACGACACCGTCCGGATCGTGGAGATCGGCGGGCCGTGGTCGGTCGAGCTGTGCGGTGGCACCCACGTCGAGCACTCGTCGCAGATCGGACCGCTCGCGCTGACCAGCGAGTCCTCCGTCGGCTCCGGGCTGCGCCGCGTCGAGGCCGTCGTCGGCTTCGAGGCGTTCCAGCACCTGGCCGCCGAGCGGGCCCTGGTCCACCAGGTCGCCGGGCTGCTGAAGGTCCCGGCCGCCGAGGTGCCGGGCCGGATCGAGACGCTCACCGAGCGGCTGCGCCAGGTGGAGAAGGAGCTGGCCGCGGTCCGCGCCGCCCAGCTGACCGGTTCCGCCGCCGCCATGGTCGACGGGGCCACCCGGGTCGGGGCCGTCGATCTCGTCGCCGCAGCCCTGCCCGAGGGCACCTCGGCCGCCGACGTCCGCACCCTGGCCACCGATCTGAAGAACCGGATGTCCGGTCGGCCGGCCGTGGTCGCCCTGTTCGCGCCGTCCGCGGACGCCGTGGCCTTCGTGGTCGCCGTGACGGCGCCCGCGGTGCAGCTCGGGGTCAAGGCCGGCGACCTGGTCAAGGCGTTCGTCCCGCAGGTGGGGGGCCGCGGGGGCGGCAAGCCGGACATGGCCCAGGGCGGCGGCAGCAACCCCGCCGGCGTCCCGGCGGCCATCGCCGAGCTGCGCAGCGTGTTGGGGGACGACAGGGCGTGA